Proteins found in one Brevibacillus brevis genomic segment:
- the hppD gene encoding 4-hydroxyphenylpyruvate dioxygenase, whose translation MSNTDFFPIQDWDYLEFYTGNAKQTMHYFTKAFGFEAVAYAGLETGSREKVSYVLKQKHMTFVISGALTPDSPISDFVKKHGDGVKDVALRVEDCEQAYREAVSRGAIPIMEPTEYTDEFGTVKKAIIGTYGENIHSFIERKNYNGPFFPGYKAYQSPVKGESTGIIGIDHIVGNVEVMDEWVEYYQKVMGFTAVQNFSEDDISTEYSALMSKVMQSGTGRIKFPINEPAEGRRKSQIQEFLEFYKGPGVQHIAILTNDIIDTVSKLRDNGVDFLMVPDAYYEDLKERVGEIDEDIEALRKLGVLVDRDDEGYLLQLFSKPIVDRPTLFIEIIQRKGARGFGNGNFKALFEALEREQERRGNL comes from the coding sequence ATGAGCAATACCGATTTTTTCCCGATTCAGGACTGGGACTACCTGGAGTTTTATACAGGGAACGCCAAGCAAACCATGCACTATTTCACAAAAGCGTTTGGATTTGAAGCAGTAGCCTATGCGGGCTTGGAGACAGGTTCTCGGGAAAAGGTTTCCTACGTCTTGAAGCAGAAGCATATGACGTTCGTGATCAGCGGGGCGCTTACGCCTGACAGCCCGATCTCGGATTTTGTGAAAAAGCATGGGGACGGCGTCAAAGACGTTGCCCTGCGTGTAGAGGATTGTGAGCAGGCTTACCGGGAGGCAGTTTCTCGCGGAGCCATTCCGATCATGGAGCCGACTGAGTATACCGATGAATTCGGGACGGTCAAAAAAGCGATTATCGGTACGTACGGCGAAAACATTCATTCCTTTATCGAACGAAAAAATTACAACGGACCATTCTTCCCAGGCTATAAAGCTTACCAATCTCCTGTCAAAGGAGAGAGTACGGGTATTATCGGCATCGACCACATCGTTGGTAACGTCGAGGTCATGGATGAGTGGGTAGAATATTACCAAAAGGTCATGGGCTTTACAGCTGTACAAAATTTCAGTGAGGACGACATCTCGACAGAGTATTCTGCGCTCATGTCCAAAGTGATGCAAAGCGGAACCGGACGCATCAAGTTCCCGATTAATGAGCCGGCAGAAGGACGCCGCAAGTCGCAGATTCAGGAATTTTTGGAGTTCTACAAAGGGCCAGGGGTACAGCATATTGCTATCCTGACCAATGATATCATCGACACTGTATCGAAGCTGCGTGATAATGGTGTGGATTTCCTCATGGTGCCAGATGCGTACTACGAAGATTTGAAAGAGCGTGTAGGGGAAATTGACGAAGACATCGAGGCGCTGAGAAAGCTGGGAGTCTTGGTCGACAGAGACGACGAAGGCTACCTCTTACAGCTGTTCAGCAAGCCGATTGTAGACCGTCCGACGCTGTTCATCGAGATTATCCAGCGTAAAGGTGCACGTGGCTTCGGGAATGGCAACTTCAAGGCACTGTTCGAGGCGCTGGAGCGCGAGCAAGAGCGTAGAGGTAACCTGTAA
- a CDS encoding RrF2 family transcriptional regulator has translation MKYSQATDYALHAMLYLVAEAPDKPVSVQLLAEKLGVSQTYLSKMLTKLVKAGLIHSISGANGGYKLKRNQDDISFLDVIQAIEGTTSLFECSFRHDSACLIQQVVTEAEQQMMQTLKSKKIADLVPHIPKP, from the coding sequence ATGAAGTATTCACAGGCAACAGACTATGCCCTCCATGCGATGCTCTATCTGGTAGCAGAAGCCCCTGATAAACCCGTTAGTGTTCAGCTTTTGGCAGAAAAGCTGGGCGTCTCACAAACGTACCTATCCAAAATGCTGACCAAACTGGTCAAGGCTGGGCTGATCCACTCGATCTCCGGCGCAAATGGCGGATACAAGCTCAAACGCAACCAGGATGATATATCGTTTCTGGATGTTATCCAAGCCATTGAAGGGACCACCTCCTTGTTTGAATGCAGTTTCCGACATGATAGTGCCTGTCTGATTCAACAGGTTGTGACTGAGGCCGAGCAGCAAATGATGCAGACGCTAAAGAGTAAAAAAATTGCTGATTTGGTCCCACATATCCCCAAACCATGA
- the trxA gene encoding thioredoxin — protein MSICHTTDTTFQHDVKSEGYTLVNFWAPWCGPCRFFGPILESFDGEHSSEVRVLKVNVDEQTEIANQYGIMSLPTTILLKNGELIDKVVGAAPLAELKQFVFKHR, from the coding sequence ATGAGCATTTGCCACACGACAGATACTACGTTTCAACATGATGTAAAAAGCGAAGGCTATACTCTCGTCAATTTTTGGGCACCTTGGTGCGGGCCATGCCGCTTTTTTGGGCCGATACTCGAATCGTTTGACGGAGAGCATAGCAGCGAAGTGAGAGTCCTAAAGGTCAATGTCGATGAACAAACGGAGATTGCCAATCAGTATGGCATTATGAGTTTGCCAACGACCATTTTGCTCAAAAACGGGGAATTGATCGACAAAGTCGTAGGAGCGGCCCCTCTGGCGGAACTGAAACAATTTGTTTTCAAACACAGGTAA
- a CDS encoding class I SAM-dependent methyltransferase, with translation MSQWTEQAAKQWDQFAEDWQKRSEHMWEKGSRSTILPYFMKHVPVGSGSVLDAGCGDGYASCKLAEHGYQVEGIDIAGEMIRLAHDRVISFSGSVHFQTGDISELPFANDSFSGVLSINVVEFTPSPLKAILELHRVLAPGGILVLGILGPTAGPRAHSYRRLYEETTIQNTMMPWEAKQLASENGFTLLGEDPVYKEGITPDIAGRLSVELREAVSFLTLFALRK, from the coding sequence ATGAGCCAATGGACGGAACAAGCGGCCAAGCAATGGGATCAATTTGCAGAAGACTGGCAAAAAAGAAGTGAGCACATGTGGGAAAAAGGGAGTCGAAGCACCATCCTTCCCTATTTTATGAAGCATGTACCTGTCGGATCTGGATCTGTTCTCGATGCAGGCTGTGGTGACGGCTATGCCAGTTGCAAGCTTGCAGAGCACGGCTACCAGGTGGAGGGCATCGACATTGCCGGGGAAATGATCCGCCTCGCTCATGACCGGGTCATTTCCTTCTCGGGATCCGTTCATTTTCAGACAGGAGACATCAGTGAGCTTCCTTTTGCCAATGATTCATTCTCCGGTGTGCTCTCCATTAACGTAGTGGAATTCACTCCGTCTCCGCTCAAGGCAATCCTAGAGCTTCACCGCGTGCTCGCACCCGGAGGAATTCTCGTCTTGGGTATCCTCGGTCCTACAGCTGGTCCACGTGCGCATAGCTATCGCAGACTATATGAAGAGACGACGATCCAAAATACGATGATGCCCTGGGAAGCCAAGCAGTTGGCGAGCGAAAATGGCTTCACACTGCTGGGCGAAGATCCGGTATACAAAGAGGGAATTACGCCAGATATCGCGGGCCGCTTAAGCGTAGAGCTGCGGGAGGCTGTCAGCTTTTTGACCTTGTTTGCATTGCGGAAATAG